In Lolium rigidum isolate FL_2022 chromosome 3, APGP_CSIRO_Lrig_0.1, whole genome shotgun sequence, the genomic window CAAGCGGCGTAGAAATGCAGCCGGCACCATGGGATTTAGTGCATTTCAGAAGATATCGGCGGCAATGTGGGTGATCGCCTATGGCATACCCGCAGACTATATGGACGAGTATCTTCGCATTAACCAAGATACAACCACGGAGTCCGTGCGTAAGTTTGCCAAGATGGTCATCCGTTTGTATGGTGATTGGTATCTTCGTGCTCCGAACAAGGATGCCACAAAGAGATTGATGGAGATGAATGAAAAAAGGGGATGGCTGGGCATGCTTGGTAGCCTAGATTGCATGCATTGACATGGAATGTATTGCGgtaaaagccgtgatgctaccattgtgcTTGAGGCCGTGGCATCCGAGGACCTATGGATTTGGCATGAATTTTTTGGGTTGCCGGGAACACTCAATGTCATCAATGTGCTTCAAAGGTCTACTTTATTTGCAAGACTAGCTTCAGGTGATGCTCCAACCTTCAATTACAAAGTCATGGACAATGAGTACATAATGGGATACTATCTCACTGATGGCATTTATCCTGAGTGGACAACTCTTGTGAAGTCCATTAAAGAGAAGAAAGGAAAACCCTTATCAAAGAAAGAAGCTAATTTCACGAAGGCACAAGAGGCAGCCCGCAAAGATATTGAGAGAGTTTTCGGAGTTTTGCAAGCAAGATTTGCCATTGTTCGGGGTCCAGCTTATTTTTGGGATAAGAAAACCCTCGTGAACATCATGAAGTGTTGTGTCATTCTACACAATATGATACTAGGAGATGAGAGGGGGTTAAATTTACCATGTTTTTATGACAATATTGGTACCCGAGTTCGAGCGGAGAGGAACCCCGATCGCCTTCAAGCTTTTCTCCAAGCACATCGGGATATTGAAAATGCCACCACTCATAACCAGCTCTGTGGTGATCTTGTCGAGCACCACTGGCAGCTGCTTGACCGTGGCCAATGATCTACCTAGTTCATTCATTTGcttggccgtggtcgtggccaatGTTCCATTTGGTTCGAACACTTATTCATGTTCTACTTGCTTCAAACTATTATTGTAGTTTGCAGAAAATATTATTGTATTAAGTTGATTTATTATTGTGCGTTTGAAACTATTATTTGCTTGTGTTTTATGATAGATAGAATGATTATGTGATGTAAACTGTTAATTGTGTGTTTCAAACTATCGAAATTCTGTTTTAAGGGTTTGAAGACCGGGGCGTAGATCAGTGCTCTCAAACCAACCCTCAAAATCTTCAAATTTGCGTTTTGTGATCCTCAAATTGACTTTAAGGGTTACTGGTTTGAGGGCACAGCTATGCTAATTATCGACGAGGGGATCAATTGCAAACGATTTTTCGGGTGCAGGATGTATCACGGACAGATTACGTGATATCTGAAGGGTTGGGAGGTAAAAGTGCGGAGTAGAGATTTCCCCTTCCTCCGTTATCTTTTTCCTTTGCCGACCAAATGCGACGCTAAAATCTCCGTGCCACACCGTCCACCGCTGTGCCCTAGAGTCGCCGCCGTGCGGTCGCCGCCGAAGGCTCGGCCCCAAACCCATCTGCCTCTCACTcgcatcgccgtcgccgtctccGCTCCCTTTCCGTCCCATCGCGCCCCTCCCTGCTGTTTCCGCCGCGTCCGCAGTCTTGGACATTGGTTGTTTTTCTTTGAGGTACGAGCTTCTAGTCATCCAGTGCTTGCTTGATCCCAAACTGATCCCACAAATTTTGGGCAACATCTAGATCCGTCGCCCCTATTCGATGGCTCACACGATTAGGTTCTCTCTTCTTCGGCGCGCAATCGGCCGCAGTTGACGCCGTAGGACTTGCTACCTAACGCCCAGATTCCTAATTTTTTTCTCCCAAAAAATGGGACTTGGGAGGAAGGTGCGGTAAACTGAGTAAGTATTGAATGATACTTTTTGTGTCGTTCAGCAGGCGGAGCTAGAACCTAACCAAACCCCGGGCCAATTTTGAATTTAGAGTTGTAATTAGGCTAAGTGCTAGGCCAAATCAAATATTTCACTAATATATATAGGTTAAAGAAGTTCAGACACGGGCCATGGCCCCTGCTGCCCGGGGTGTGGCTCTACCCATGGCTCAGCCACTGGATTGGCTCTTTCTCTCGTTAGTGACTAACGTGCTTGTGCTAATAGCCTAATACTGGTAATTTTTGTTCCACTGGAATGGCTTCTTTCTCATGTTAATAGCTATGTGCTTCTGCTCATGTTTACAGGGCAGTGCTTGGGGAGTTGTGAACAAAGTTTTTTCTGTTGCTGTCGAGGTGTCTGATGTTTCTTATGAGTCAGAATAAGATAATTCTATTCAGAGTTTAGAGCTGCTTAATGATGGAAGACGTCGAGGTAGTACTTGAGGCGCAAGACAGACAGATTGTAGTTCAGGCGCAAGATGGCCAGGCTGTAGTTCAGTCGGAAGATGACCAGGTTGTATTTCAGGGGCAAGACAGCCAGGATGCAGTTCAGCTGCAAGACAACCAGGTTATAGTTCAGTCGGACGGCCAGGTTGTAGTTCAGGCGCAAGATGGCCAGGCTGTAGTTCAGTCGGAAGATGACCAGGTTGTATTTCAGGGGCAAGACAGCCAGGATGCAGTTCAGCTGCAAGACAACCAGGTTATAGTTCAGTCGGACGGCCAGGTTGTAGTTCATGCAGAAGATGGTCAGGTTTTAGTTGAGCCGGAAGACGACCATGTTTTAGTTGAGTCAGAAGACGACCATGTTTTAGTTGAGTCAGAAGACGACCAGATTTATCTTGAGGCAGAGCAGGACCTTGTACAGCGTGAGCGATTCCTTGTCATCGGCCAAGAGTTTAGCAATGTTGAAACCTGCCGCAgggcgatcaaggatatggccatTGCTTTGCATTTCCAGCTTCGTGTCGTGAAATCTGACCGTAGCCGATTCATCGCCAAATGCAGCACAGAAGGATGTCCGTGGCGGGTGCATGTGGCCAAGTGCCATGATGTTCCGACTTTCACCGTCAGGACGCTGCAAGCAGAGCACACATGTGAGGGTGTTCAGGATCTACATCATCAACAGGCCACTGTTAACTGGGTGGCTAGGTCTGTTGAGGCAAGGCTAAGAGATAATCCGCAGATTAAACCAAAGGAGATACTGCAGGATATTCGGGACCAGCATGGGGTTGCTGTGTCTTATATGCAGGCATGGCGTGGAAAGGAGAGAAGCATGGCTGCTGTTCATGGTACCCTTGAGGATGGATATCGCCTTCTTCCTGCATACTGTGAGCAGATTGGAAAGACAAATCCTGGTAGCGTTGCAGTATACAAAGGTTCTGTGACGGACAATTCCTTTCAGCGGCTCTTTGTCTCGTTCCGTGCATCGATTTATGGCTTCTTAAATGCGTGTAGACCCCTTTTGGAAATTGACAAGGCAGAACTGAAGGGGAAGTATCTTGGGACATTGCTATGTGCTTCAGCTGTTGATGCTGATCATATGATGTTCCCTGTAGCATTTGCTGTTGTCGATTCTGAGAGTGATGACAACTGGATGTGGTTTATCTCAGAACTTAGGAAGATGCTTGGAGTTAACACAGATAAGATGCCTGTTTTAACAATACTCTCTGAGAGACATCCACAGGTGGTTGAAGCTGTCGAGCTCAACTTCCCTACTGCTTTTCATGGATTTTGCTTGAGATACGTGAGTGAGAATTTTCGTGAAGAGTTCAAGAGTCCTAAACTTCTGAACCTTTTCTGGAGTGCTTTCTATGCTCTCACAACTACAGAATTTGATTCAAAGGTAAAAGATATGATGCAAGTTCAGGATGTCATGCAATGGTTCCAGCATTTTCCACCAAACCTCTGGGCAGTTTCTTACTTTGAGGGTATGAGATATGGCCATTTCAATCTTGGCATAACGGAAATATTATATAACTGGGCCCTGGAGTGTCATGAGCTTCCCATTGTGCAAACAATCGAGTACATCAGACACCAACTGACATGCTGGTTTAGTGAACGATACAAGTTGGCACTATCCCACGAGTCAGTTCTTGTTCCATCTGCTGAGAAACTCATTTCAGAATCCATTTCTGATTCAGGATGTTATCAAGTACTCCGTGCAAACAAGGTGGAGTTTGAGATTGTGTCATCTGAGCGAACAAACATTGTGGATACTGAAACCAGGTTCTGCTCGTGTCGTCGGTGGCAAATATATGGTATTCCATGTGCACATGCTGCTGCTGCACTACTTTCATGTGGTGAAGATCCTCGCCAGTACACACATGACTGCTTCAGCGTATTGAAGTATAGGGAGACCTACTCTCAGCGGATCTATCCAATTCCAGACCGGATTCACTGGAGCAATTCCTCCTCTGGGCCGGGCGTATGCTACAAGTCAGATGTGATACTTCGCCCACCCAAGATCCGGAGGCCTCCTGGTCGTCCCAAAATGAAGATTCTCAAGATGGAAAGCTTGAAACGGCCGAAGCGGATTGTTCAGTGTGGCCGGTGTCATCTTCTTGGGCATTCTCAAAAAAAGTGTTCATCACGGAGCTGACACACATACTTCTGTCCATCTGGATTCTTGCGTTTGTTCCATAGATAACTTATTAGTTTCCTTATTAGCATTTGTCAAGtttgcttttcttcttctttttttgcatCTTCAGATTAGTGATTACTACACTATTGTGTATCTGACGTTGGTCCTAGGACTCCTTTTCTGCACATACTATTGTGTATCTGACGTTGGTCCTAGGACTCCTTTTCTGCACATATTCTCGTGTAACGCTGTGCGAGCTACCCCATCTGAGAGAGAGCTTCCATTGGTCACATGGTATGAAGTTGATGGAAGAAATGGTGCCGGTTCATTGCTGGTGTTGCCTTGTTGGAAGCAAGAACTGACTTCTTATACCCCTTTGTCCCATGAAAATTGTCAcat contains:
- the LOC124703580 gene encoding uncharacterized protein LOC124703580 isoform X1, producing MMEDVEVVLEAQDRQIVVQAQDGQAVVQSEDDQVVFQGQDSQDAVQLQDNQVIVQSDGQVVVHAEDGQVLVEPEDDHVLVESEDDHVLVESEDDQIYLEAEQDLVQRERFLVIGQEFSNVETCRRAIKDMAIALHFQLRVVKSDRSRFIAKCSTEGCPWRVHVAKCHDVPTFTVRTLQAEHTCEGVQDLHHQQATVNWVARSVEARLRDNPQIKPKEILQDIRDQHGVAVSYMQAWRGKERSMAAVHGTLEDGYRLLPAYCEQIGKTNPGSVAVYKGSVTDNSFQRLFVSFRASIYGFLNACRPLLEIDKAELKGKYLGTLLCASAVDADHMMFPVAFAVVDSESDDNWMWFISELRKMLGVNTDKMPVLTILSERHPQVVEAVELNFPTAFHGFCLRYVSENFREEFKSPKLLNLFWSAFYALTTTEFDSKVKDMMQVQDVMQWFQHFPPNLWAVSYFEGMRYGHFNLGITEILYNWALECHELPIVQTIEYIRHQLTCWFSERYKLALSHESVLVPSAEKLISESISDSGCYQVLRANKVEFEIVSSERTNIVDTETRFCSCRRWQIYGIPCAHAAAALLSCGEDPRQYTHDCFSVLKYRETYSQRIYPIPDRIHWSNSSSGPGVCYKSDVILRPPKIRRPPGRPKMKILKMESLKRPKRIVQCGRCHLLGHSQKKCSSRS
- the LOC124703580 gene encoding uncharacterized protein LOC124703580 isoform X2, which gives rise to MMEDVEVVLEAQDRQIVVQAQDGQAVVQSEDDQVVFQGQDSQDAVQLQDNQVIVQSDGQVVVHAEDGQVLVEPEDDHVLVESEDDHVLVESEDDQIYLEAEQDLVQRERFLVIGQEFSNVETCRRAIKDMAIALHFQLRVVKSDRSRFIAKCSTEGCPWRVHVAKCHDVPTFTVRTLQAEHTCEGVQDLHHQQATVNWVARSVEARLRDNPQIKPKEILQDIRDQHGVAVSYMQAWRGKERSMAAVHGTLEDGYRLLPAYCEQIGKTNPGSVAVYKGSVTDNSFQRLFVSFRASIYGFLNACRPLLEIDKAELKGKYLGTLLCASAVDADHMMFPVAFAVVDSESDDNWMWFISELRKMLGVNTDKMPVLTILSERHPQVVEAVELNFPTAFHGFCLRYVSENFREEFKSPKLLNLFWSAFYALTTTEFDSKVKDMMQVQDVMQWFQHFPPNLWAVSYFEGMRYGHFNLGITEILYNWALECHELPIVQTIEYIRHQLTCWFSERYKLALSHESVLVPSAEKLISESISDSGCYQVLRANKVEFEIVSSERTNIVDTETRFCSCRRWQIYGIPCAHAAAALLSCGEDPRQYTHDCFSVLKYRETYSQRIYPIPDRIHWSNSSSGPGVCYKSDVILRPPKIRRPPGRPKMKILKMESLKRPKRIVQCGRCHLLGHSQKKCSSRS